Genomic DNA from Rhodoferax mekongensis:
GCTGACCGAACCCCATGACTGACTCCGCAGGCGCTGCCGCTTCGTCCCGCCCCTCTCTGCAGGTGGTGGCGGGCCGCTACCAGGTGCTGCGCAAAATCGGCAGCGGCGGCATGGGCGCGGTGTACCTTGCCAAGCAGATCGGCGTGGGCAACCAGGTCGCCCTCAAGTTTTTGCCGGCCCATCTGTCCGACGATGCCCAATTGCGCCGCCGCTTTGAGCGCGAAGCGGCCCTTAGCCTGGAGGTGCGCCACCCCGGTGCCGCCCAATTGCTGGACTCGGGTGTGGACAGCGACGGGCAGCTGTATCTGGCCTTTGAGTATGTGGAGGGTGAAGACCTCTCGGCCCTGCTGGACCGCGAGGGTGCGCTGTCGTTTGAAGACGCTACTGCCTTGACCTGCAAGGTGGCCGAAGTGCTGGCCTTCGCCCATGCCAAGGGCGTGGTGCATCGCGACATCAAGCCGGAGAACATCCGGGTGCGGCGCGACCTGGCGGGCCTGCATGTGAAGGTACTGGACTTCGGCATCGCGCGGTTGGTGGACGAGGTGGGCACCAAGCTCACCATCGACGGTGGCGTGGCCGGCACGCCGCGCTACATGGCGCCGGAGCAGATTGCTGCCGGCACCATCGATGCGCGCACCGACATCTATGCACTGGGGCTGGTGCTGTTTGAGGCTGTCACCGGCCGCGAAGCCTTTACCCGCGAGACCACCTCGCAGCTCATGTGGGCCCAACTCAACGACCCGGTGCCGGCCGTGGTGGAGGTGCAGCCCCTGCGCGATTACCCGGCGCTGGACGCCGTCATCGCGCAGGCCTGTGCCAAGGAGCCTGTACAGCGTTTTGCGAGCGCGCAAGCCTTGGTGGAAGCGATCAAAGCCTTGCAAGTGCCGCAGTGGTGGGGTGTGCCCGTGCCGGTGGTGCGACGCGCCCGCGCCAACCCTTCGCTGTCGGGCGGCCTGAACGGCGGCCCCCCCGGAGGTGCCTCGCAGCGCGACCCGGTGCAACTGCCCCGGCCCGGCCGCAAAACCTTTTTGCAAATCCGTGCCAGCGCATGGGTTGCCATGGCGGTGGGAGGGCTGGCGCTTGCGTTGGCAGGGGCTGCCTTGTGGGTGGCTTTGGATCAGCGCAAGTCTGCGATGCCTGCCAACGGGCAGCGCCTGCCGGATGGCGGCATGGCCCTGCCACCCGGTTTGGCTGCCAGTACGCCCACCGTGACCCGACCGGTACCAGAGCCGCCGGATGCAGTGCCTGCGGCCACCCGGCCCGCCGTGCAGGTATCGGCTGCCGGTTCAGCCCCCGCCTCCGCGCCCGTTTCGCCACCCAAGGGCAGCGCCACGGCACCGGCGGCCAATACGGCTCCGCCGGTGACCTTGCAAATTCCTGCGCAGTCTGCGGCCCCTGCTCCCGACAAAGGGGCCGCTGTGCCGCCCGTCAAATCCGCCACAACACCCGCAGCAGAGGGCGAGATGCCCGAGTGCACGCAGTTGAGCGTGTATGACGACAGCCCCCTGATCCGCATGACGGTGGCTCAGTTGGAACAACGCGTGCACGCGGTGAAGTACATGTCACCCTCGACCATTGCGAATCAGCTCGTCACGCTCAAAGCCAGCGCTGATTCTTTCCATCGCAATTCGCGGGAGTGCCTGTACCGCGCCATGCTGATCCGTGTGGTGCTGAACGAAAAAGTCGTGCTCGCCTCCACCCCGACCTTGTGGGGCCACAGCCGCGATGTGCCCGAGTTGGAGCGCCTGTTTCTGGAGCAGCCTTTGCGCAATGACTGGACTTCCGCCCAGCGCAAAGACGTGCTGCGGCAGGTGGAAACCATCTTCATTTCCAACCTGCAAAAAGATGCGCCGGGCGACGATGTGTACTGGCGCCGCATGTATTACGGCATGTTGGTCGCTTGCGAACTGACTGACGAAGCACGCGCCAAGGTGGGCGCCCCACGCATTGGCGAGAACAGCTGCCTGAAGATCAAGCCTGCAGGGACTTGAGTTCTTCCGGTATGAGGCGAAATATGCCTCTGGCGCCTGTGGAATGTGCGCGAGCAGCTATCAAAAATATAGCGGACTGCGTTGCCGCAGTCCGCTAGCTCAGGCTCCCTTGGAACCGTTGACGATCAGGTACCGATCACGCCGCCGTCCGCCTTGCGGATCACTACGGTGGCAGAGCGTGGGCGTCCGTTGGCCTTTTTCTCGGGCCAGTTGGACACGGCGCGCGGGTTCTTGGGGTCGCTCACTTCGTTGGCTGGCTCACCGGGGTGCTGAATGTTGACGAACATGGTCTTGCCGTCTGGTGTGCCGGTCGCGCCGGTGATTTCGCAACCGGCAGGTCCCACCAGGAAGCGGCGGGCTTCGCCAGTGCGCACGTCGGCGGCCAGCATCATGTTGTTGCCGAAGTTCTTCAAGTCACCCTTGCCCATGGCGGAGGTGGACATATCGCACTGGATCCACAGCACGCCGCGGCCATCGACCCACAAGCCATCCGGGCAGGAGAACATGTCGCCCTTGATGTTGCCCTTGGCATCTGCGCGCTCCAAGGATGGGTTGCCTGCCATGATGAAGTGGTTCCAGGCGAAGGTGGTGCCGCTGTGGTCGCCGTCTTCCTTCCAGCGGATGATGTTGCCCTGGGTGTTATTCACGCGGGGGTTGGCAGCGTCCACGCCGGGCTGTTTGTCAGCGCCGCGGTTGCTGTTGTTGGTCAGCGTGGTGTAGACCCAGCCCTGCTTGTCCACAGCGATCCACTCGGGGCGATCCATCTTGGTGGCGCCCAACAGGTCGCTGGCCTGGCGTGCCTTGATCAGCACTTCGCCCTGGTCGGCAAAGCCGTTGGCGGCTGTCAGCGGGCCTTGGCCATGGGTCAAAGCAATCCACTGGCCCCGTCCGTCTGCATTGAACTTGGCTACGTATAAGGTGCCGTGGTCGAGCAGGGTGGCGTTGGCAGCAGCGCCGCCGGGCTTGATGGCGTCGCGGCTGACGAACTTGTAGATGTACTCAAAGCGGGAGTCTTCACCCATGTACACGACGGCTCGGTTGTCCTTGGTGACCGCCACGGTGGCGCCTTCGTGGGCTGCGCGGCCCATGGCCGTGCGCTTCATGGGGGTGGAGCTGGGGTTGTAGGGGTCGATTTCCACGATCCAGCCGAAGCGGTTGGGTTCGTTGGGGTTCTTGGTGGCATCGAAACGGGCGTCATGTTCGTGCCAGCGATAGCCCGCGCCGCCCTTCTTCAAACCCCAGCGCTTTTCGTGGTCGTTGGGTGTGTCGCCGCCGCTGAAGTAGTTGATGAAGTTTTCTTCAGAAGTGAGGTAGGTGCCCCAGGGCGTGATGCCGCTGGCGCAGTTGTTGACGGTACCCAGTACCACACGGCCGGAGGGGTCTGCCGCTGTCTTGAGCATGGCGTGACCGGCCGCGGGGCCGCTGAGTTCCATGCGGGTGTTGGCGGTGATGCGGCGTGCCCAGGGAGAGGGCTTGACCACTTCCCACTTGCCGCCTTTTTCTTCCACTTCAAAAATCGACACGCCATGGGCCGCTTGGGACTTGCGCACTTTCTCCAGGCTCCAGTTGTCGGTGCCGTCGGTGAACAGCAGGCCGTTGTCCACATATTCGTGGTTCATGGCCAGCAGGCCGCTCTTGGAGCCTTCCTGTGCGAAGTAGTGGATGCCGTCGTGGTGCATGCCGAACTGGGTTTCCTGCTGGGCAGCAGTGTTGCTGGCGTCGTCCTTGAACGCAGTGTTTTCGCCGGACAGGCCCACAGGGTCACCCCAAGGCGCAATCACTTGTACGGTGTAGCCTTCAGGAACGGAGACGGTGTCGGCGGTAGACACGGCCACGCTTTTGAAGCCCAGCAATGCGCCGCCGGCCATGCCGGTGGTTGCGCAGCCGGTCAATGCTGCAGCACCGCCAATGGCGCTCAAGGGCGCGAAGAAGCTGCCTGCCAAAGCGCCCAAACCACCGCGCAAGATGGTGCGGCGTGCGGGGTCAGACACGTCGTGAATGCTGGGGTTGGAAGAGCGGTTGCTGTCTTCCATCAAGGAAAAATCTTTTGCCATGGTGCTTGCTCAGTAAATGGAGAAAACGGCTCTGCCGGGCGGCAGGTTGCAGGCAGGTTTGTATCTGTTGGATGTGACAGTAGGGTGACAATCCCTTGACCGGCAACGTTGGCAGGAATCCGGTAATCTGCCTTCACTCTTGAAGGAGACCTTGATGAAAACAGTCTTGTTGGTTCTGGCCCTGAGCCTTGCTGCCCCGTTGTATGCCGCCGATACCCCGACCATCACGGCGCCCACCGTGAGCGAACGCATGGCCACGGCCCGGGAAGCCATTGCCCGCAAAGGCTGGAGCCGGGCTCAATATGACCTGAAGCTGGTGCTGCGCGATGAGCCTGGCAATGCCGATGCCCACAATCTGCTGGCATACACTTTCCGCAAGCAAGACAAGCCAGACCTTGCGCAAGCGTTTGAGCACTACAAGACGGCACTCAAGCTCAATCCCCAGCACAAAGGGGCGCACGAATACATCGGTGAGGCGTATCTCATGGACCGCCAGCCCGAGCTGGCGGAGCAGCATCTGGCGAGTTTGGAAAAAATCTGCGGCAACCGCCAGTGCGAGGAATACCAGGACCTTGCCAAGGCCTTGGCCGCTTACCGCAAAGCCAACCCCTGATCGGGCAGGCTGAAGGGCGCGCTCAGACCCCGGGGTTGACCGCGGCCGGATGCATCTGGCCGGACTTGTCGTCCATATAGCCCTTGCCGTCCTTCACGCCTTTTTTGCCCAGGCGCTGCCAGGCGGTTTGCTGGTCCACCAGTTTGGCAAGGTATTCCAGCTCTTCGTCGGTGTGGTTGATGGCTTTGGCGGGTGTGAGCAAACGTCCGTCTTTGGGCTGCACTTCGCCCCAGAAAGCCTGGTGGTAGTCCGAGCGGCTGACCAGCCGGTCCCGGCCCGCAGCCATGTCTACGGTGCCGTAGCAATTGCAAAAATAGCTTCGGTTGTCCTGGTCGGCAAACACTTCGGTGTACACGCCGGTGCCACGGATACCCGCAGTGACAGTAGGAGTCACGATGCTGCGCGCATTCCCTTTGCCCCACACGCTGATCACAGCACCCGTGAGCAGGCGCAACATGCCCACCGTACTCAAAGTGGCCCCGCGTTCCACGGTGAGTGTGCTGTTTTGGCGCACATGGAAGGAGGAGTTGCCGATAACAAAAATCAGGTTCGATGCGGGCCCGGTGGTGATCTGGTCACCACTCTGGATCGCTTGCTCCGGCCGCAGACGGCTGCCGTTCAGCAAGGCGTCGCCTACCAGTTGGACGATGTTGCTGCGGCTTTGCGCGTGGGCTGCCGCAGCGCCCCCCATGGCAGTCCAGGCGGCAGCGGCCTGCAAAAAGCTGCGGCGCTGGAACCAGGTGACTTCCGCATCACTGCGGCCTTGGAGGGTGTGCTGTGTCATGGTGTTTCCTCTGTGGGCGTGTCAAAACAGTCCCGGTAAGTGAAATAGAACGACGTGAAAAACATGGCGGCCATGGCCAGACCCAACGGGAAAAGGATGGCGTTGATCAACTCCACATTACCCAGCACACTGACCACAATGGCAACCCCGGTGGCTACGCCCAGGAAAGCGGCCATCCACACCATGCCAAACACGGTGAAGGCCCAGAAGTTGCGCAGGCAGGCCACCGCGCTGAAGAACAGGCTCTTGACCGGGCTGATGCCATGCCAGTGCACGAGTGCGGGGGCATGCCAGAACAGCAGTGAGAGCGGCAGGTAGAGCACCATGGCCACCAGTGCCGCGGTCTGGAAGTCACCTTGCAGCACCACTTCGGGCGACAGCTCGCCCCCCATCAAATACACGCGGGCAAACTGGCCGCCATCAATCGTGGCAGAGATGCCCATGAGCAAAATGAAGCCCACCGCATACAGCACACCGAGCACCACCATGGACTGCAGCCGTTCTTTGCCCGCGCGGAAACCCGCAATGAGCACTTGCGGCATGGGGAACTGGCCCTTGTCTGCAATCTCTGTCGCGGCCATCAGGCCCAGAGTGGCGGCCGGCAGCAGGGCCAGCGCAATCGGCGTGCCGATCACCGGCAGCAGGCTGAGCAGCGAAATGGCGGCCATGAACATGAAAAACAGGCCTGTGAATGCCAGTGGCTGTTTCATGAAGGTGCGCACACCTTGCTGAAACCACACAACACCCTGGCGGGCGGGAACGATCTGGAGTTTCATGCGGTCTGGGTTTCCGGGTTCATCAGGGTGTCCAGTGTGAGCGGATGCGCGATGCGCTGCTGGAGCACC
This window encodes:
- a CDS encoding serine/threonine protein kinase, which encodes MTDSAGAAASSRPSLQVVAGRYQVLRKIGSGGMGAVYLAKQIGVGNQVALKFLPAHLSDDAQLRRRFEREAALSLEVRHPGAAQLLDSGVDSDGQLYLAFEYVEGEDLSALLDREGALSFEDATALTCKVAEVLAFAHAKGVVHRDIKPENIRVRRDLAGLHVKVLDFGIARLVDEVGTKLTIDGGVAGTPRYMAPEQIAAGTIDARTDIYALGLVLFEAVTGREAFTRETTSQLMWAQLNDPVPAVVEVQPLRDYPALDAVIAQACAKEPVQRFASAQALVEAIKALQVPQWWGVPVPVVRRARANPSLSGGLNGGPPGGASQRDPVQLPRPGRKTFLQIRASAWVAMAVGGLALALAGAALWVALDQRKSAMPANGQRLPDGGMALPPGLAASTPTVTRPVPEPPDAVPAATRPAVQVSAAGSAPASAPVSPPKGSATAPAANTAPPVTLQIPAQSAAPAPDKGAAVPPVKSATTPAAEGEMPECTQLSVYDDSPLIRMTVAQLEQRVHAVKYMSPSTIANQLVTLKASADSFHRNSRECLYRAMLIRVVLNEKVVLASTPTLWGHSRDVPELERLFLEQPLRNDWTSAQRKDVLRQVETIFISNLQKDAPGDDVYWRRMYYGMLVACELTDEARAKVGAPRIGENSCLKIKPAGT
- a CDS encoding PhoX family protein — protein: MAKDFSLMEDSNRSSNPSIHDVSDPARRTILRGGLGALAGSFFAPLSAIGGAAALTGCATTGMAGGALLGFKSVAVSTADTVSVPEGYTVQVIAPWGDPVGLSGENTAFKDDASNTAAQQETQFGMHHDGIHYFAQEGSKSGLLAMNHEYVDNGLLFTDGTDNWSLEKVRKSQAAHGVSIFEVEEKGGKWEVVKPSPWARRITANTRMELSGPAAGHAMLKTAADPSGRVVLGTVNNCASGITPWGTYLTSEENFINYFSGGDTPNDHEKRWGLKKGGAGYRWHEHDARFDATKNPNEPNRFGWIVEIDPYNPSSTPMKRTAMGRAAHEGATVAVTKDNRAVVYMGEDSRFEYIYKFVSRDAIKPGGAAANATLLDHGTLYVAKFNADGRGQWIALTHGQGPLTAANGFADQGEVLIKARQASDLLGATKMDRPEWIAVDKQGWVYTTLTNNSNRGADKQPGVDAANPRVNNTQGNIIRWKEDGDHSGTTFAWNHFIMAGNPSLERADAKGNIKGDMFSCPDGLWVDGRGVLWIQCDMSTSAMGKGDLKNFGNNMMLAADVRTGEARRFLVGPAGCEITGATGTPDGKTMFVNIQHPGEPANEVSDPKNPRAVSNWPEKKANGRPRSATVVIRKADGGVIGT
- a CDS encoding tetratricopeptide repeat protein; the encoded protein is MKTVLLVLALSLAAPLYAADTPTITAPTVSERMATAREAIARKGWSRAQYDLKLVLRDEPGNADAHNLLAYTFRKQDKPDLAQAFEHYKTALKLNPQHKGAHEYIGEAYLMDRQPELAEQHLASLEKICGNRQCEEYQDLAKALAAYRKANP
- a CDS encoding iron dicitrate transport regulator FecR — encoded protein: MTQHTLQGRSDAEVTWFQRRSFLQAAAAWTAMGGAAAAHAQSRSNIVQLVGDALLNGSRLRPEQAIQSGDQITTGPASNLIFVIGNSSFHVRQNSTLTVERGATLSTVGMLRLLTGAVISVWGKGNARSIVTPTVTAGIRGTGVYTEVFADQDNRSYFCNCYGTVDMAAGRDRLVSRSDYHQAFWGEVQPKDGRLLTPAKAINHTDEELEYLAKLVDQQTAWQRLGKKGVKDGKGYMDDKSGQMHPAAVNPGV
- a CDS encoding BPSS1780 family membrane protein; amino-acid sequence: MKLQIVPARQGVVWFQQGVRTFMKQPLAFTGLFFMFMAAISLLSLLPVIGTPIALALLPAATLGLMAATEIADKGQFPMPQVLIAGFRAGKERLQSMVVLGVLYAVGFILLMGISATIDGGQFARVYLMGGELSPEVVLQGDFQTAALVAMVLYLPLSLLFWHAPALVHWHGISPVKSLFFSAVACLRNFWAFTVFGMVWMAAFLGVATGVAIVVSVLGNVELINAILFPLGLAMAAMFFTSFYFTYRDCFDTPTEETP